The following proteins are encoded in a genomic region of Arcobacter cloacae:
- a CDS encoding response regulator transcription factor: MQNFKTKVLLVEDEELARKTLAFYLNTIFDEVVMACDGAEALDIIKSSFSKKDNFDLIISDLNMPNLNGMQMIDEILKLLPNQRFIIVSAHKNEEDLLKLINLRVSGYFVKPLNIDNMMEMLQKAKEEVLLDKEIKVNEAQKLLKLNNSYTYDLQTNKLYNNKIIVKLSKKESEVLEILIKNIGTLISIDRFKQEIWNNVDINDSSFRTVMKRLKDKIKDDDFIISQKGYGYIIEKVLDK, from the coding sequence ATGCAAAATTTTAAAACAAAAGTTTTATTGGTTGAAGATGAAGAGTTAGCTAGAAAAACTTTAGCTTTTTATTTAAACACAATTTTTGATGAAGTTGTTATGGCTTGTGATGGAGCTGAAGCTTTGGATATTATTAAAAGTAGTTTTTCTAAAAAAGATAATTTTGATTTAATTATTAGTGATTTAAATATGCCAAATTTAAATGGTATGCAGATGATTGATGAGATTTTAAAACTTCTTCCAAATCAAAGATTTATAATAGTAAGCGCCCATAAAAATGAAGAGGATTTATTAAAACTTATAAATCTAAGAGTTAGTGGATATTTTGTTAAGCCTTTAAATATTGATAATATGATGGAGATGCTTCAAAAGGCAAAAGAGGAAGTTCTTTTAGATAAAGAGATAAAAGTAAATGAAGCTCAAAAACTTTTAAAATTAAACAATAGTTATACTTATGATTTACAAACTAATAAATTGTATAACAACAAAATAATTGTAAAACTTTCAAAAAAAGAGTCTGAAGTTTTGGAAATATTGATAAAAAATATTGGAACTTTAATTTCAATTGATAGATTTAAGCAAGAGATTTGGAATAATGTAGATATAAATGATTCTTCTTTTAGAACAGTTATGAAAAGATTAAAAGATAAAATAAAAGATGATGATTTTATAATTTCTCAAAAAGGTTATGGTTATATAATCGAAAAAGTTTTAGATAAATAG
- a CDS encoding heat-shock protein gives MMDKKEFLLQSIIKAYIEHLEPIGSTQLKSMYDITYSPATIRGYFKKLGEEGYLAQEHISSGRTPTTEALKQYWQSKLNFKLKGVNLRALEYFSSKMGISIFIKKEKADILKNVLNVENRYMILEFSSFAISVRYSDALYRFLNDMIDVSLKDITKISRDVGAYEVYESINQTLQNSDFQIFNYKEFLNLALNYDFDEYTINSFLKGQILDELKEGLYFEKLLPSNYIGICNYCKINNEDVKMLVIGELPKDYEYFYEKITTF, from the coding sequence ATGATGGATAAAAAAGAGTTTTTATTACAATCTATTATTAAAGCATACATTGAACATTTAGAACCTATAGGGTCTACACAACTTAAGTCTATGTATGATATTACTTATTCACCGGCTACTATTAGAGGATATTTTAAAAAACTAGGTGAAGAAGGATATCTTGCTCAAGAACATATAAGTAGTGGAAGAACCCCAACTACAGAAGCTTTAAAACAGTATTGGCAATCAAAACTCAATTTTAAATTAAAAGGTGTAAATTTACGAGCATTGGAGTATTTTTCTTCAAAAATGGGAATATCTATCTTTATAAAAAAAGAGAAAGCTGATATTTTAAAAAATGTTTTAAATGTTGAAAATAGATATATGATATTAGAATTTTCTTCATTTGCAATCAGTGTTAGATATTCTGATGCTTTATATCGATTTTTAAATGATATGATAGATGTATCTTTGAAAGATATAACTAAAATATCAAGAGATGTGGGAGCTTATGAAGTTTATGAATCTATAAATCAGACTCTACAAAACTCTGATTTTCAGATTTTTAATTATAAAGAGTTTTTAAATTTAGCTTTAAATTATGACTTTGATGAATATACTATAAATAGTTTTTTAAAAGGTCAAATTTTAGATGAATTAAAAGAAGGATTATATTTTGAGAAGTTACTTCCATCAAACTATATTGGGATTTGTAACTATTGCAAGATAAATAATGAAGATGTAAAAATGTTGGTTATTGGTGAATTACCAAAAGATTACGAATATTTTTATGAAAAAATTACAACTTTTTAG
- the mltA gene encoding murein transglycosylase A yields MKSFILSLALMLFITACSTKKEVVFQKEIKKEIKQIEPKNRMEKVSFIEIEGFFEDDLNYALEVFKKDCKRSKRYELFKDVCLKAENEKDGRKFFITNFQPYKLIDSKSSDEGIITGYYEPLLYGSLTKTKKYKYPVYKIPKDLILSDDENVKNFKSRGKMVGNKIVPYDTRKQIEANPNNPNLEAIAYVDDKYDLFFLHIQGSGKIKLENGKIINVGYAQQNGWPFTGIGSYMLEKGYASRNELSIQGMKNFFIKNPDKIDEVLNINDSFIFFRVSPYGAAGSLGSVLTAKRNLAVDKDFIPLGMPIFLNTKNPVTKKPINQLMVAADVGGAIKGEIRADFFWGFGSEAFEYAGRMKEKGKMYVLMPKK; encoded by the coding sequence ATGAAATCTTTTATTTTATCTTTAGCTTTAATGTTATTTATTACAGCTTGTTCAACAAAAAAAGAAGTTGTTTTTCAAAAAGAGATCAAAAAAGAGATTAAACAAATAGAACCTAAAAATAGAATGGAAAAAGTTTCATTTATAGAAATTGAGGGTTTTTTTGAAGATGATTTAAATTATGCTTTAGAGGTTTTCAAAAAAGATTGTAAAAGATCTAAAAGGTATGAACTTTTTAAAGATGTTTGTTTAAAAGCAGAAAATGAAAAAGATGGAAGAAAATTCTTTATAACAAACTTTCAGCCGTATAAATTGATTGATAGTAAATCAAGTGATGAAGGAATCATTACAGGTTATTATGAACCTTTATTATATGGAAGTTTGACTAAAACAAAAAAATATAAATATCCTGTATATAAAATCCCAAAAGACCTTATTCTTTCAGATGATGAAAATGTAAAAAATTTTAAGTCAAGAGGAAAAATGGTTGGAAATAAAATAGTTCCTTATGATACAAGAAAACAAATAGAGGCAAATCCAAATAATCCAAATCTTGAAGCTATAGCTTATGTTGATGATAAATATGATCTGTTTTTTTTACATATTCAAGGTTCTGGAAAAATTAAATTAGAAAATGGAAAAATCATAAATGTTGGTTATGCCCAACAAAATGGTTGGCCTTTTACAGGTATTGGTAGCTATATGTTAGAAAAAGGTTATGCTTCAAGAAATGAGTTATCTATTCAAGGAATGAAAAATTTTTTTATAAAAAATCCAGATAAAATTGATGAAGTTTTAAATATAAATGATAGTTTTATATTTTTTAGAGTTTCTCCTTATGGAGCAGCAGGAAGTTTAGGAAGTGTATTAACAGCAAAAAGAAATTTAGCTGTTGATAAAGATTTTATACCTCTTGGAATGCCTATATTTTTAAATACAAAAAATCCAGTAACTAAAAAACCTATAAATCAACTTATGGTTGCTGCTGATGTTGGTGGAGCTATAAAAGGTGAAATTAGAGCAGATTTTTTTTGGGGATTTGGAAGTGAAGCTTTTGAGTACGCAGGAAGAATGAAAGAAAAAGGTAAAATGTATGTTTTAATGCCTAAAAAATAG
- a CDS encoding TRAP transporter permease produces the protein MAIYEEKPHKFSQLEEEQKGETKAILNELEGQRVFGSERYEFWLISIIALLWSMFQLYIVIEPVNSTISRSIHLSFGVVLAFLIYPMMKKPYFLTKIRWFGYTFATIGLITASYIAVFYNEISLRPGNYTTVDIVVAVVAIIILLEAGRRVLGLALSIIAIIFLAYCYLGPYMPELIIHKGASLNKLAGHMYLTTEGVFGVPLGVSAGFVFLFVLFGSLLDKAGAGEYFINLAYALLGKFRGGPAKAAVVASGFTGIMSGSSIANTVTTGTFTIPLMKKTGFKAEQAGAVETSASTMGQLMPPIMGAAAFIMAEFLGMAYSDVVIAAFIPAFVAYFALIYIVHLEALKLGLKGMNAEDLPKKWNTFVQGIHYLIPIFFLLYTLIVLRQSAASAAFNAIMLLMILMVIQHPFRAFLAKEKITKEIWLSGFVDILAGMISGAKNMVPIAIATALAGIVVGTITLTGLGQVLLEVVETLANGNIFAILALAALISIILGMGLPTTANYIVMASLTAPVILTLAADNGFLVPAIAAHLFVFYFGILADVTPPVGLAAYAAAGIAKADPMKTGVIGFIYNIRTALLPFMFFFNPELLLISGIDSSNPGDPLGWVWITNPLDIAVIFVTAFIGMVAFSSATMGYFLTSTNIVERLLFLLIVPFMFLPRIMEAKLGLGDHHISYLVGIGIFALIYFLQKMRMKKQVVA, from the coding sequence ATGGCTATTTATGAAGAAAAACCTCATAAATTTTCCCAATTAGAAGAAGAACAAAAAGGTGAAACTAAGGCTATTTTAAATGAATTAGAAGGGCAAAGAGTTTTTGGTTCAGAACGTTATGAATTTTGGCTTATTTCAATAATTGCACTTTTATGGTCTATGTTTCAATTATATATTGTTATTGAACCTGTTAACTCAACTATTTCAAGATCTATTCACTTATCTTTTGGTGTTGTTTTAGCATTTTTAATTTATCCAATGATGAAAAAGCCATATTTCTTAACAAAAATTAGATGGTTTGGATACACATTCGCAACAATTGGACTAATAACAGCTTCATATATTGCCGTTTTTTATAATGAAATCTCTTTAAGACCTGGGAATTACACAACAGTAGATATTGTAGTTGCAGTTGTTGCAATTATTATTTTATTAGAAGCAGGAAGAAGAGTTTTAGGATTAGCTCTAAGTATAATCGCGATTATATTTTTAGCTTATTGTTATTTAGGTCCATATATGCCCGAACTAATTATTCATAAAGGTGCTAGTTTAAATAAATTAGCAGGTCATATGTACCTAACAACTGAGGGAGTATTTGGTGTTCCGCTTGGTGTTTCGGCTGGATTTGTATTTTTATTTGTACTTTTTGGTTCTTTATTAGATAAAGCAGGAGCTGGTGAGTATTTTATAAATTTAGCTTATGCACTACTTGGAAAATTTAGAGGAGGACCTGCAAAAGCTGCGGTTGTTGCATCTGGTTTTACAGGGATTATGAGTGGAAGTTCAATTGCGAATACAGTTACAACAGGAACATTTACAATTCCACTTATGAAAAAAACAGGTTTTAAAGCAGAACAAGCAGGAGCTGTTGAAACTTCTGCTTCTACAATGGGACAATTAATGCCTCCTATTATGGGAGCTGCTGCTTTTATTATGGCTGAGTTTTTAGGAATGGCTTATTCTGATGTTGTAATTGCTGCATTTATTCCAGCTTTTGTTGCTTATTTTGCATTAATTTATATAGTTCACTTAGAAGCTTTGAAATTAGGTTTAAAAGGGATGAATGCAGAAGATCTTCCAAAAAAATGGAATACATTTGTACAAGGTATTCACTATTTAATTCCTATTTTCTTCTTACTTTATACTTTAATTGTTTTAAGACAAAGTGCTGCTAGTGCTGCTTTTAATGCCATTATGCTTTTAATGATTTTAATGGTTATTCAACATCCATTTAGAGCTTTTTTAGCAAAAGAGAAAATTACTAAAGAGATTTGGCTCTCTGGATTTGTGGATATTTTAGCAGGAATGATAAGTGGAGCTAAAAACATGGTTCCAATAGCAATTGCAACAGCACTTGCAGGTATTGTTGTGGGAACTATTACATTAACTGGTCTTGGACAAGTTTTATTAGAAGTTGTAGAAACATTAGCAAATGGTAATATTTTTGCAATATTAGCACTAGCTGCTCTTATTTCTATCATTTTAGGAATGGGATTACCAACAACTGCAAACTATATAGTTATGGCATCACTTACAGCTCCTGTTATTTTAACTCTTGCTGCTGATAATGGATTTTTAGTTCCTGCAATTGCTGCACATTTATTTGTATTTTATTTTGGTATTTTAGCTGATGTTACACCTCCTGTTGGACTTGCAGCTTATGCTGCTGCTGGAATTGCAAAAGCAGACCCAATGAAAACGGGAGTTATTGGATTTATTTATAATATCAGAACCGCTTTATTACCATTTATGTTTTTCTTTAATCCTGAATTATTATTGATTTCAGGAATAGATTCATCAAATCCAGGAGATCCACTTGGATGGGTATGGATTACAAATCCTTTAGATATTGCTGTAATTTTTGTAACTGCATTTATTGGTATGGTTGCATTTTCATCTGCAACAATGGGATATTTCTTAACAAGTACAAATATTGTTGAAAGATTATTATTCTTATTAATTGTTCCATTTATGTTCCTTCCAAGAATCATGGAAGCAAAATTAGGACTTGGAGATCACCATATATCATATTTAGTTGGTATTGGGATTTTTGCTCTTATTTATTTTCTGCAAAAAATGAGAATGAAAAAACAAGTTGTAGCATAA
- the grpE gene encoding nucleotide exchange factor GrpE yields the protein MSEEKKDEQLEQEVVQEETTCCQNQENCSKEESLEEKIARLEEELKQSEEKYLRVHADFENIKKRLEREKYQAIDYASEKFAKDLLTPIDTLEMALASANADLDAAELLSKLKEGIELTIKNFVTTFEKHNISKIDTDGEFDPNVHNAVMQVDSNNHESGQIVAELQKGYMLKDRLLRPSMVSIAN from the coding sequence ATGAGTGAAGAAAAAAAAGATGAACAATTAGAACAAGAAGTAGTACAAGAGGAGACAACATGTTGTCAAAATCAAGAAAATTGTTCTAAAGAAGAGAGTTTAGAAGAAAAAATTGCAAGACTTGAAGAAGAATTAAAGCAAAGTGAAGAAAAATATTTAAGAGTTCATGCTGATTTTGAAAACATTAAAAAAAGACTTGAAAGAGAAAAATATCAAGCAATAGATTATGCAAGTGAAAAATTTGCAAAAGATTTATTAACACCAATTGATACTCTTGAAATGGCTTTAGCTTCAGCTAATGCTGATTTAGATGCAGCTGAATTATTAAGTAAATTAAAAGAAGGAATTGAACTTACAATTAAGAATTTTGTAACAACTTTTGAAAAACACAATATTTCAAAAATTGATACAGATGGTGAATTTGATCCAAATGTACATAATGCAGTAATGCAAGTAGATAGCAATAATCATGAATCAGGACAAATAGTTGCTGAATTACAAAAAGGTTATATGTTAAAAGATAGGTTATTAAGACCTTCTATGGTTAGTATAGCTAACTAA
- the dnaK gene encoding molecular chaperone DnaK translates to MSKVIGIDLGTTNSCIAVYENGEAKIIPNKEGKNTTPSIVAFTDKGEVLVGDPAKRQAITNPEKTIYSIKRIMGLMMDEPNAKEAQSKVGYKIVDRNGAAAVEIAGKVYTPQEISAKILGKLKADAEEYLGSTVTDAVITVPAYFNDAQRKATQEAGTIAGLNVLRIINEPTAASLAYGLDKKGEEKVLVYDLGGGTFDVTVLEIGDGTFEVLSTDGNAFLGGDDFDNAIIDWLAKEFKDENGFDVKNDKMALQRLKDAAENAKKELSSAESTEINLPFISMGSAGPIHLVKSLTRAKFEAMTENLINETLDHIKIALKDAGLSKDEIQEIIMVGGSTRLPKANQVVRDFFGKDLNKGVNPDEVVAAGAAVQAGVLRGDVKDVLLLDVTPLSLGIETLGGVMTKLIEKGTTIPVKKSQVFSTADDNQPAVSIHVCQGEREFAKDNKSLGMFELSDIPAAPRGVPQIEVTFDIDANGVLNVSAKDKGTGKENKITISGSSGLSDAEIEKMVAEAEANKEADAKKKAVIEIRNQADGLLHSTKKTLEENENVISEDEKKAIIDAAADLEEVLKNENATKEEIEDKLKVLTEKSHKLAEAMYKKEGADQGGAQPNKKAKKDDDDVIDAEVE, encoded by the coding sequence ATGAGTAAAGTAATTGGAATAGATTTAGGTACAACAAACTCTTGTATAGCAGTTTATGAAAATGGGGAAGCAAAAATTATCCCAAATAAAGAAGGGAAAAATACAACTCCTTCAATTGTTGCTTTCACAGATAAAGGTGAAGTTTTAGTTGGTGATCCAGCAAAAAGACAAGCTATTACAAATCCTGAAAAAACTATTTATTCTATCAAAAGAATTATGGGATTAATGATGGATGAGCCAAATGCAAAAGAAGCTCAATCAAAAGTAGGATATAAAATTGTTGATAGAAATGGTGCAGCGGCTGTTGAAATTGCAGGAAAAGTTTATACTCCTCAAGAAATTTCAGCGAAAATCTTAGGAAAATTAAAAGCTGATGCGGAAGAATATTTAGGTTCAACTGTAACTGATGCTGTTATTACAGTTCCTGCATATTTTAATGATGCACAAAGAAAAGCTACTCAAGAAGCTGGAACAATCGCAGGATTAAATGTACTAAGAATTATCAATGAGCCAACAGCTGCTTCATTAGCTTATGGTTTAGATAAAAAAGGTGAAGAAAAAGTTTTAGTTTACGATTTAGGTGGAGGAACTTTTGACGTTACTGTATTAGAAATCGGAGATGGAACTTTTGAAGTACTTTCAACTGATGGAAATGCATTCTTAGGTGGAGATGACTTTGATAATGCAATTATTGATTGGTTAGCAAAAGAGTTCAAAGATGAAAATGGTTTTGATGTTAAAAATGACAAAATGGCATTACAAAGATTAAAAGATGCAGCTGAAAATGCTAAAAAAGAGTTAAGTTCAGCTGAATCAACAGAGATTAACTTACCATTTATTTCAATGGGAAGTGCAGGACCAATTCACTTAGTTAAATCTTTAACAAGAGCAAAATTTGAAGCTATGACTGAAAATTTAATCAATGAAACTTTAGACCATATCAAAATTGCATTAAAAGATGCTGGATTAAGTAAAGATGAAATTCAAGAAATTATTATGGTTGGTGGATCTACAAGATTACCAAAAGCAAATCAAGTTGTAAGAGATTTCTTTGGAAAAGATTTAAATAAAGGTGTAAATCCTGATGAAGTAGTTGCTGCTGGTGCTGCTGTTCAAGCTGGAGTTTTAAGAGGTGATGTTAAGGATGTATTATTACTAGATGTTACTCCTTTATCTTTAGGAATTGAGACTTTAGGTGGAGTTATGACAAAACTTATTGAAAAAGGAACAACAATTCCTGTTAAAAAATCTCAAGTTTTCTCAACAGCAGATGATAATCAACCAGCTGTTTCTATTCACGTATGTCAAGGTGAGAGAGAGTTTGCAAAAGATAACAAATCTTTAGGTATGTTTGAACTTTCAGATATTCCAGCAGCTCCAAGAGGGGTTCCTCAAATTGAAGTAACATTTGATATTGATGCAAATGGTGTTTTAAATGTATCTGCAAAAGATAAAGGAACAGGAAAAGAGAACAAAATTACTATTTCTGGAAGTTCAGGTTTAAGTGATGCAGAAATTGAAAAAATGGTTGCAGAAGCAGAAGCAAATAAAGAAGCTGATGCTAAGAAAAAAGCTGTAATAGAGATAAGAAATCAAGCAGATGGATTATTACATTCAACTAAAAAAACTTTAGAAGAGAATGAAAATGTTATTTCTGAAGATGAGAAAAAAGCTATTATTGATGCAGCAGCTGATTTAGAAGAAGTTCTAAAAAATGAAAATGCAACTAAAGAAGAGATAGAAGATAAGTTAAAAGTTTTAACAGAAAAATCTCATAAATTAGCAGAAGCAATGTACAAAAAAGAGGGAGCAGACCAAGGTGGTGCTCAGCCAAATAAAAAAGCAAAAAAAGATGACGATGATGTTATCGATGCTGAAGTAGAGTAA
- a CDS encoding phosphatidylserine decarboxylase encodes MHITNLISQYFGKFAKNEFPKVIQKFINACYVKFMGLNMSEFKHSRYYKSLNDLFTRELIIKREIDETVDSIISPTDSLITECGELKEDIALQIKGMQYSVEELLTYYCTSNFEKIKNGSFMNFYLSPKDYHRYHAPCDFKLLKLIHVPGKLYPVNLKYLNKELELFVQNERVILECENNGKIFYMVFVGALNVGQMVFEFENRVETNKDTKEIKVYTYDNIEISKGDCLGYFKMGSTVVMLWEKDSVQIENLLNQNIRFGQKIGNIKI; translated from the coding sequence ATGCATATCACTAATCTAATCTCTCAATATTTTGGAAAATTTGCAAAAAATGAATTCCCAAAAGTTATTCAAAAATTTATAAATGCTTGTTATGTAAAGTTTATGGGATTAAATATGAGTGAATTTAAACATTCAAGATATTATAAGTCTTTAAATGATTTATTTACAAGAGAATTAATAATAAAAAGAGAAATAGATGAAACTGTAGATAGTATTATTTCTCCAACTGATAGTTTGATAACAGAGTGTGGGGAATTAAAAGAGGATATTGCTTTACAGATAAAAGGTATGCAATATAGTGTTGAAGAGCTGTTAACTTATTACTGTACTAGTAATTTTGAAAAGATAAAAAATGGATCATTTATGAATTTTTATCTATCACCAAAAGATTATCATAGATATCATGCTCCATGTGATTTTAAGCTTTTAAAATTAATACATGTTCCAGGAAAACTTTATCCAGTTAATTTAAAATATTTAAATAAAGAATTAGAACTTTTTGTACAAAATGAAAGAGTAATTTTAGAGTGTGAAAATAATGGAAAAATATTTTATATGGTTTTTGTTGGAGCTTTAAATGTTGGACAAATGGTATTTGAGTTTGAAAATAGAGTAGAGACAAATAAAGATACAAAAGAGATAAAAGTTTATACCTATGATAATATTGAAATTTCAAAAGGTGATTGTTTAGGATATTTTAAAATGGGTTCAACTGTTGTTATGCTTTGGGAAAAAGATAGTGTTCAAATAGAAAATTTATTAAATCAAAATATTAGATTTGGACAAAAAATAGGAAATATCAAAATTTAA
- a CDS encoding TAXI family TRAP transporter solute-binding subunit produces MKFTGKKLASATLIGMLSIPAFSAEFITIGTGGVTGTYYPTGGAICRLVNQYKKDTKIRCSVESTGGSVYNVNTIKNKELDFGIVQSDIVYQASKGEGAFQGAAIPKLKSVMAIYPELLTLVTRKDANINSLMDVKGKRINLGNPGSGNEATALALFEESGIKKSDLKFAGALKASEMPDALRDNKIDGYFYMVGHPTANIKDASTSVNVKITPIEGDNVDSLIKKYPYFAKSNVPGGLYNGNDEAIPTFGVKAVLVTSDDVSVNAVYTVVKAILENFDEFKQLHPAYSEITKESLLEGLSAPLHEGAKKYFQEAGLLQ; encoded by the coding sequence ATGAAATTTACTGGAAAAAAATTAGCTAGTGCTACTTTAATAGGAATGTTATCAATCCCAGCTTTTTCTGCTGAATTTATAACAATTGGTACAGGTGGAGTAACAGGAACTTACTATCCAACAGGTGGAGCTATTTGTAGATTAGTTAATCAATATAAAAAAGACACGAAAATCAGATGTTCAGTTGAATCAACTGGTGGTTCTGTTTATAATGTTAATACTATTAAAAACAAAGAACTTGATTTTGGTATTGTGCAATCTGATATTGTTTATCAAGCAAGTAAAGGTGAAGGTGCATTCCAAGGTGCAGCTATTCCAAAATTAAAATCAGTTATGGCTATTTATCCAGAACTATTAACTCTTGTTACAAGAAAAGATGCAAATATTAACTCTTTAATGGATGTAAAAGGAAAAAGAATTAACCTTGGAAATCCAGGAAGTGGAAATGAAGCAACAGCATTAGCTCTTTTTGAAGAGAGTGGAATTAAAAAATCAGATTTAAAATTTGCTGGAGCATTAAAAGCTTCTGAAATGCCAGATGCATTAAGAGATAATAAAATTGATGGATACTTTTATATGGTAGGACATCCAACTGCAAATATTAAAGATGCTTCAACTTCTGTAAATGTAAAAATAACTCCAATTGAAGGAGATAATGTTGATTCTTTAATTAAAAAGTATCCATATTTTGCAAAATCGAATGTTCCTGGTGGATTATATAATGGTAACGATGAAGCAATTCCTACATTTGGTGTAAAAGCTGTTTTAGTTACAAGTGATGATGTAAGCGTAAATGCTGTTTATACAGTTGTAAAAGCTATCTTAGAAAACTTTGACGAATTTAAACAATTACACCCTGCATACAGTGAAATTACTAAAGAATCTCTTCTTGAGGGATTATCTGCTCCTTTACATGAGGGTGCAAAAAAATATTTCCAAGAAGCTGGATTATTACAATAA